A window of Bacilli bacterium contains these coding sequences:
- a CDS encoding rhomboid family intramembrane serine protease yields MVFLRYEKFKDYIRLYPVTTLILLANSLVFVLLAINGGSTNLETLVRFGAMVNVPPFNGEYWRYFTAMFLHIGVEHWLFNSFAIFVFAPPLERIMGRLSYLALYIGSGLTGNLTSGFMNASAAHGIVSAGASGAIFGVYGAYIFIGLFRKRLLDNQSRKVIVIILLVAAVYSLIVPNVNLAAHLGGFICGFAAFPLLFPARHEM; encoded by the coding sequence ATGGTGTTTTTACGTTATGAGAAATTCAAGGATTATATTCGTTTGTATCCCGTCACTACCCTGATCCTCCTTGCCAACTCGCTGGTCTTTGTTTTGCTTGCGATAAATGGCGGATCAACGAACCTGGAAACGCTCGTCCGGTTTGGCGCGATGGTGAACGTTCCGCCGTTTAACGGGGAATATTGGCGCTATTTTACCGCCATGTTTTTGCATATTGGCGTCGAACATTGGCTGTTCAACAGTTTTGCGATCTTCGTTTTTGCGCCACCGCTCGAGCGAATCATGGGCAGGTTATCCTATTTGGCGCTCTACATCGGCAGCGGGCTTACGGGCAATCTGACAAGCGGGTTTATGAACGCTTCCGCTGCGCACGGGATTGTTTCCGCAGGCGCTTCCGGCGCTATCTTCGGGGTATATGGCGCATATATCTTTATCGGGCTGTTCCGCAAGCGGCTGCTGGACAATCAATCGCGCAAAGTCATAGTCATCATTTTGCTCGTCGCGGCGGTTTATTCGCTTATTGTCCCCAATGTCAATCTGGCTGCCCACCTGGGCGGTTTCATCTGCGGTTTTGCCGCTTTTCCGCTGCTTTTTCCCGCCAGGCATGAAATGTGA
- a CDS encoding FTR1 family protein translates to MEFPQFSAFLITLREALEALLIVGIICTYLIRINAKQYLKWVAFGSLLAIFASLVVAYLFQVVLSGFGGMLSQTYLRAGIMFASAVLLTHMVIWVAKQARGTQNRAEAKVEKIVSSGSFWNMTVHSFLVVLREGVETVFFFAAISAGDIGKALTSWGALAGIIAACAISYVFFKGTRKIPLSVFFKVTGIFIIFIAAGLISNSIGMMQDMGKLGSVYMTKGGQIGEVYNLVSILPEHPQDELHYIRDHGKDTLISGNVGVFLNSMFGYTQNPSVEQFAAYWIYYIVTFFLMLWISKVEAREREKKKSAEHGVLHVKKSLAG, encoded by the coding sequence ATGGAATTTCCGCAGTTTTCGGCATTTCTGATCACTCTGCGTGAAGCGCTTGAGGCACTTTTGATCGTCGGAATTATTTGCACGTATTTGATCCGGATCAACGCCAAACAATATTTGAAATGGGTCGCGTTCGGATCGTTGCTGGCCATATTCGCAAGCCTTGTGGTTGCTTATCTGTTTCAGGTTGTCCTCTCCGGCTTCGGGGGTATGCTTAGCCAGACCTATTTGCGCGCCGGGATCATGTTTGCGTCGGCGGTGCTCTTGACGCATATGGTCATTTGGGTGGCCAAACAGGCGCGCGGCACACAGAACCGGGCGGAAGCGAAGGTTGAAAAAATCGTATCGTCGGGCAGCTTCTGGAACATGACGGTGCACTCATTCCTCGTGGTGCTCAGGGAAGGCGTCGAAACCGTGTTTTTCTTTGCCGCCATTTCCGCCGGAGACATCGGCAAAGCGTTGACCAGTTGGGGAGCGCTGGCCGGAATTATCGCCGCGTGCGCGATTTCGTATGTTTTCTTTAAGGGAACGAGGAAGATTCCGTTGTCCGTCTTTTTTAAAGTTACCGGTATTTTCATCATTTTTATCGCCGCCGGGTTGATTTCCAACAGTATCGGCATGATGCAAGACATGGGGAAACTGGGCAGCGTTTATATGACCAAGGGCGGACAAATCGGAGAAGTTTACAATCTGGTTTCCATCTTGCCGGAGCACCCGCAGGATGAGTTGCATTATATTCGCGATCACGGCAAAGATACGCTCATTAGCGGCAACGTTGGCGTATTCCTGAATTCCATGTTCGGCTATACGCAAAATCCGTCCGTCGAGCAATTTGCGGCTTACTGGATCTATTATATTGTTACGTTCTTCTTGATGCTGTGGATCAGTAAAGTGGAAGCGAGAGAGCGGGAAAAAAAGAAGTCGGCTGAACACGGTGTTTTGCATGTCAAAAAATCGTTG